One window from the genome of Magnetovibrio sp. encodes:
- a CDS encoding HAD-IA family hydrolase gives MNDNPQSLPHPSPLRLAVFDCDGTLVDSQYSIIASMHAAFEHHGFDIPEPEAVRRVVGLPLEVAIRHLAPHIDEAFSVEVSETYKSAFFQLRQAGGVQEPMFAGISGVLDQLDAAGWLMAVATGKSHRGLMATLNHHNIYDRFVTHQTADRAHGKPHPDMMHKAMNATGANREDTIMIGDTTFDIEMAKNAGVRSIGVSWGYHKPQELHDAGAACVVSSADELAAALFALAEQDG, from the coding sequence ATGAATGACAACCCCCAGTCCTTGCCTCACCCCTCGCCCTTGCGCCTTGCGGTGTTTGACTGCGACGGTACGCTGGTGGACAGTCAGTATTCCATTATCGCGTCGATGCACGCGGCGTTCGAACATCACGGTTTCGACATCCCCGAGCCCGAAGCCGTGCGCCGAGTGGTGGGCTTGCCGTTGGAGGTTGCGATCCGTCATCTGGCGCCGCACATCGACGAGGCCTTTTCCGTCGAGGTCAGCGAGACCTATAAATCGGCGTTTTTCCAATTGCGTCAGGCGGGCGGGGTGCAAGAGCCCATGTTCGCCGGAATATCCGGGGTTTTGGATCAATTGGACGCCGCGGGGTGGTTGATGGCGGTGGCGACGGGAAAATCTCACCGGGGGCTTATGGCGACGCTCAATCATCACAATATCTATGACAGGTTCGTTACCCATCAGACGGCGGACCGCGCCCACGGCAAACCGCATCCCGATATGATGCACAAAGCCATGAACGCGACCGGGGCCAACCGTGAGGATACGATCATGATCGGCGATACCACGTTCGACATCGAAATGGCGAAAAACGCCGGTGTACGTTCAATCGGCGTCTCCTGGGGCTATCACAAACCCCAAGAGTTGCATGATGCCGGGGCCGCGTGCGTGGTCAGTTCGGCCGATGAATTGGCCGCCGCGTTGTTCGCATTGGCGGAGCAAGATGGATGA
- a CDS encoding DASS family sodium-coupled anion symporter gives MTDKRNPPPPNRAANAPVSPETIPASHAHHTHSQRLPAWFGIVLGIALFVAMRLLPPPGDMSANAWAVAAVAILMATWWLTEAIPVAATALVPLALFPLLGQGSIKDVATPYANPLIFLFLGGFLIALAVERWGLHKRMALFVLSRAGTRPRQLVGAFMITAAGLSMWISNTASTVMMLPIALSVIGIVAYANGNGAKDGFDGSPFAKALLIATAYGASMGGVATLVGTPPNALLAGFVSANLGVQIGFAQWMVIGVPTMVLMLVLGWLIVTRAVFRLSAEDLPGASQAIAQEAASLPSFSRAEKMVSVVFGLTATLWMTRPLLQKAMPWLSGLSDAGIAITAGVVLFAIPVSLKDREFLLNWDWAKRLPWGVLILFGGGLSLASQVAGSGLAAWIGEAMTVFSALPLLLTIVLVTTVIVFLTELTSNTATTATFLPVIAALAAAMGTEPMMLLVPAALGASMAFMMPVATPPNAIVFGGGHLTIPDMARAGFMVNLAAIAVITGLVWMLAPILFAP, from the coding sequence ATGACAGACAAACGCAACCCTCCGCCCCCCAATCGCGCGGCCAATGCCCCCGTTTCCCCGGAAACCATCCCCGCCAGTCACGCCCACCACACCCACAGCCAGCGTTTGCCGGCGTGGTTCGGGATCGTCTTGGGCATCGCCCTGTTCGTCGCCATGCGGCTGCTGCCGCCACCCGGCGACATGTCGGCCAACGCCTGGGCGGTCGCGGCGGTGGCGATCTTGATGGCGACTTGGTGGCTGACCGAGGCGATCCCCGTGGCCGCCACCGCGCTGGTGCCGCTGGCGCTGTTCCCGCTGCTGGGTCAAGGATCGATCAAGGATGTCGCCACGCCCTACGCCAACCCATTGATCTTTCTGTTTCTGGGCGGCTTTTTGATCGCGTTGGCGGTGGAACGGTGGGGGTTGCACAAACGCATGGCGCTGTTCGTGCTGTCGCGCGCAGGTACCCGGCCGCGCCAACTGGTCGGCGCGTTCATGATCACCGCGGCGGGGTTGAGCATGTGGATCAGCAACACCGCCTCGACGGTGATGATGCTGCCGATTGCGCTGTCGGTCATCGGCATCGTCGCCTACGCCAATGGAAACGGCGCGAAAGACGGCTTCGACGGCTCGCCGTTCGCCAAAGCCTTGCTGATCGCCACCGCCTACGGCGCCAGCATGGGCGGCGTCGCGACCTTGGTGGGGACCCCGCCGAACGCCCTGTTAGCGGGGTTCGTGTCCGCAAACCTGGGGGTACAGATCGGTTTCGCCCAATGGATGGTGATCGGTGTGCCGACCATGGTTTTGATGTTGGTGTTGGGCTGGCTGATCGTCACCCGCGCGGTGTTTCGCCTGAGTGCAGAAGACCTTCCCGGCGCATCCCAAGCCATCGCCCAAGAAGCCGCCTCCCTGCCAAGCTTTTCACGAGCAGAAAAAATGGTCTCGGTGGTGTTTGGATTGACCGCAACGCTGTGGATGACCCGCCCGTTGCTGCAAAAAGCCATGCCTTGGCTGAGCGGCTTGTCCGATGCCGGCATCGCCATTACGGCCGGCGTGGTGCTGTTCGCCATCCCCGTCAGCCTCAAAGACCGGGAATTCTTGCTCAATTGGGATTGGGCCAAGCGTTTGCCGTGGGGCGTTTTGATCCTGTTCGGCGGCGGCTTGAGCTTGGCGTCGCAAGTAGCAGGCAGTGGCTTGGCGGCCTGGATCGGCGAGGCCATGACGGTGTTTTCCGCGCTGCCGCTGTTGCTCACCATCGTTCTGGTCACCACCGTGATCGTGTTTTTGACCGAGTTGACGTCGAACACCGCCACCACCGCGACGTTCCTGCCAGTGATTGCGGCGTTGGCCGCCGCCATGGGGACGGAACCGATGATGTTGTTGGTGCCTGCCGCCTTGGGCGCGTCGATGGCCTTCATGATGCCGGTGGCGACGCCACCCAACGCCATCGTCTTCGGTGGCGGTCACTTGACCATTCCCGACATGGCGCGCGCCGGTTTTATGGTCAATTTGGCGGCCATCGCCGTGATCACGGGGTTGGTGTGGATGTTGGCGCCGATCTTGTTCGCGCCTTAA
- a CDS encoding acylphosphatase, which produces MADDTKNDNVVPFRKPQPPRPRRGRVRHHQGPKVQFQHHDKVVRLHVRGLVQNDAFVRWLVEHATALHLDGWARSAPDNSMDILIAGEVGDVRQMLELINEGPRPVDMLLAEEVVLKGDEPMWQGFHHLSPHGT; this is translated from the coding sequence ATGGCGGACGATACCAAGAACGATAACGTTGTGCCTTTTCGCAAACCGCAGCCCCCGCGGCCGCGGCGCGGCCGGGTCCGCCACCACCAAGGCCCCAAAGTGCAATTCCAGCATCACGACAAAGTGGTGCGTTTGCATGTGCGCGGTCTGGTGCAAAACGACGCCTTCGTGCGCTGGCTGGTCGAACATGCGACGGCACTTCATCTCGACGGGTGGGCGCGTTCCGCACCCGACAATTCCATGGATATCTTGATCGCCGGCGAAGTGGGCGACGTGCGCCAAATGCTCGAATTGATCAACGAAGGTCCACGTCCGGTCGATATGCTGCTGGCCGAAGAGGTGGTGCTCAAGGGCGACGAGCCCATGTGGCAAGGCTTTCACCACTTGTCCCCGCACGGCACATGA
- a CDS encoding septation protein A → MNQALKMALEVGPLLLFFVVNAKMGIFAATAVFMVAIVVSLGYSYLKLKHIPTLPLVTGVVVLVFGGLTLYLEDEMFIKIKPTIVNTLFGLVLFGGLMFKKSYLKSVLDTALSLDDEGWRKLTWRWAWFFLALAVLNEVVWRTQTTDMWVNFKVFAIMPLTIVFSLTQLPLIFRHQIEDKPAEIET, encoded by the coding sequence ATGAATCAAGCACTCAAAATGGCTTTGGAAGTCGGCCCTCTACTTCTGTTCTTCGTGGTCAACGCAAAAATGGGCATTTTCGCCGCAACGGCGGTGTTCATGGTGGCGATCGTGGTCAGCTTGGGCTACTCGTACCTCAAGCTCAAACACATCCCCACCCTGCCCCTGGTGACCGGCGTGGTGGTGTTGGTGTTCGGCGGTTTGACGCTGTATCTGGAAGATGAAATGTTCATCAAGATCAAGCCGACCATCGTCAACACCCTGTTCGGGTTGGTGCTGTTCGGTGGCTTGATGTTCAAAAAGAGCTACCTGAAATCGGTTTTGGACACCGCCTTGTCGCTCGACGACGAGGGCTGGCGCAAACTGACCTGGCGTTGGGCGTGGTTTTTCTTGGCTCTCGCCGTGCTCAACGAAGTGGTGTGGCGCACCCAGACCACCGACATGTGGGTCAACTTCAAGGTCTTCGCCATCATGCCGCTGACCATCGTGTTCAGCCTCACCCAGTTGCCTCTGATCTTTCGCCATCAGATCGAAGACAAGCCGGCCGAAATCGAAACCTAG
- a CDS encoding acetyl/propionyl/methylcrotonyl-CoA carboxylase subunit alpha produces the protein MFKKILIANRGEIACRVIKTAKKMGIKTVAVYSEADRDALHVLQADEAYCIGPAASSESYLRADKIIEVIKQSKAEAVHPGYGFLSENAAFCRQLKRAGIAFIGPNELAIKAMGDKIESKKLAEKAGVTTVPGYTEALKDYKEAHKVANDIGYPVMLKASAGGGGKGMRVCENDADLKEAFVSAVREAKSSFGDDRVFIEKFIVNPRHIEIQVMADSFGNTLYLGERECSIQRRHQKVIEEAPSPFIDAETRKAMGEEAVALAKAVKYVSAGTVEFIVDQDKNFYFLEMNTRLQVEHPVTELVTGLDLVELMIRVAAGEKLPLGQDDVKLDGWAIESRVYAEDPFRNFLPSIGRLTRYRAPVGEGVRVDTGVYEGGEISMHYDPMIAKLITYGADRDLAIKAMRQALDGYYIRGVQHNIAFLSALMNRPRFVEGRLSTGFIAEEYPDGFHASDVVHDDPSILVAVAAAMHYAYQVRAAGISGQHSGHERDVTNEWSVMLGKKIVPVSVVQVDGGHDVDIRARGFTKATVEVRSSWTLGETVFEGTVNGQDVIIQAERMAVGYRLLHAGSQADIRVLSAQGAELYLLMPEKQAPDTSKLLMSPMPGLLLSVSVEAGQEVKAGEELAVVEAMKMENVLRATQDGTIKDIAAKPGDSLAVDQVILSFD, from the coding sequence ATGTTTAAGAAAATTCTCATCGCCAACCGTGGCGAGATCGCATGCCGGGTGATCAAGACCGCGAAGAAAATGGGCATCAAAACGGTGGCGGTCTATTCCGAAGCCGACCGCGACGCCTTGCACGTTCTGCAAGCGGACGAGGCCTATTGCATCGGACCGGCGGCATCGAGCGAGAGCTACCTGCGCGCCGACAAGATCATCGAGGTGATCAAGCAAAGCAAGGCCGAGGCGGTGCATCCGGGCTACGGCTTCTTGTCCGAAAACGCCGCCTTTTGCCGCCAATTGAAACGCGCCGGGATCGCCTTCATCGGCCCCAACGAGCTGGCGATCAAGGCCATGGGCGACAAGATCGAATCCAAAAAGCTGGCTGAAAAAGCGGGCGTCACAACGGTTCCCGGCTACACCGAAGCGCTGAAGGATTACAAGGAAGCCCACAAGGTCGCCAACGACATCGGCTATCCGGTGATGCTCAAGGCCTCTGCCGGTGGCGGCGGCAAGGGCATGCGGGTGTGCGAAAACGACGCGGATCTGAAAGAAGCATTCGTCTCGGCGGTGCGCGAAGCCAAGTCGAGCTTCGGCGACGACCGCGTGTTCATCGAAAAGTTCATCGTCAATCCGCGCCACATCGAAATTCAGGTGATGGCCGACAGCTTCGGCAACACCCTCTATCTGGGCGAGCGCGAATGCTCCATCCAGCGTCGCCATCAAAAGGTCATCGAGGAAGCGCCGAGCCCGTTCATCGACGCCGAGACCCGCAAAGCCATGGGTGAAGAAGCGGTGGCGTTGGCCAAGGCGGTCAAGTACGTGTCGGCCGGTACGGTCGAATTCATCGTCGATCAGGACAAGAACTTCTACTTCCTGGAGATGAACACCCGCTTGCAGGTCGAACACCCGGTCACCGAACTGGTCACCGGCCTGGATCTGGTCGAGTTGATGATTCGTGTCGCTGCGGGTGAAAAGCTGCCTCTCGGTCAAGACGACGTCAAGCTGGACGGTTGGGCGATCGAATCACGTGTCTATGCCGAAGATCCGTTCCGCAACTTTTTGCCGTCCATCGGCCGTTTGACCCGCTACCGCGCCCCCGTAGGCGAAGGTGTGCGCGTGGACACCGGCGTCTATGAAGGCGGCGAAATTTCCATGCACTACGATCCGATGATCGCCAAGTTGATCACCTATGGCGCGGACCGCGATCTCGCCATCAAGGCCATGCGTCAGGCCTTGGACGGGTATTACATTCGCGGCGTGCAGCACAACATCGCGTTCCTGTCGGCATTGATGAACCGCCCGCGTTTCGTCGAAGGACGCTTGTCGACGGGCTTCATCGCCGAAGAATATCCCGACGGCTTCCATGCCTCGGACGTGGTCCATGACGACCCGTCGATCCTAGTCGCGGTGGCTGCCGCGATGCATTACGCCTATCAGGTCCGCGCTGCGGGCATTTCCGGTCAGCACAGCGGTCATGAACGCGACGTGACCAACGAATGGTCGGTTATGCTGGGCAAGAAAATCGTGCCGGTGTCGGTGGTTCAGGTCGATGGCGGTCACGACGTCGATATTCGCGCGCGCGGCTTCACCAAAGCCACGGTCGAGGTGCGTTCGAGCTGGACGCTCGGCGAGACCGTGTTCGAAGGTACGGTCAACGGTCAGGATGTGATCATCCAGGCCGAGCGCATGGCGGTCGGCTATCGCTTGTTGCATGCCGGTTCGCAAGCGGACATCCGGGTGCTGTCGGCGCAAGGCGCTGAGCTCTATCTGCTGATGCCCGAAAAACAAGCGCCGGATACGTCGAAGCTGTTGATGTCGCCGATGCCAGGGCTGTTGCTGTCGGTCTCGGTCGAAGCCGGTCAGGAGGTCAAGGCTGGCGAAGAACTGGCGGTGGTCGAAGCGATGAAAATGGAAAACGTGCTTCGCGCGACGCAAGACGGTACAATCAAGGACATCGCGGCCAAACCGGGCGACAGCCTGGCCGTGGATCAGGTGATCCTCTCGTTTGACTAG
- a CDS encoding ATP12 family chaperone protein — protein MTKRFYKNAAVLGVDGVFAVTLDDRPIKTPAGNPMHMPTRALAEAVAGEWNAQGDEVDPKSMPLMQLCGTAIDRVPDVRDGLIEGILRYADTDLLCHRAASPADLAARQEEVWQPLLDWAKDAYGANLKSVEGVIPIAQDPHAGDGFAAAMADMDNWQLTAVAEMVGISGSIVIGFALYAGRLDAETAFNACQVDEDHQIALWGEDFEATQRRANVRAELLNAARFLELLGD, from the coding sequence ATGACCAAACGGTTTTACAAAAACGCCGCCGTGCTTGGGGTGGACGGCGTTTTCGCCGTCACCTTGGACGATCGCCCCATCAAAACCCCGGCGGGCAATCCCATGCATATGCCGACCCGCGCGCTGGCCGAGGCCGTGGCCGGGGAATGGAATGCGCAAGGCGACGAGGTCGATCCCAAATCCATGCCTTTGATGCAATTGTGCGGCACCGCCATCGACCGCGTGCCCGACGTGCGCGATGGTTTGATCGAAGGCATTTTGCGCTACGCCGACACCGATTTGCTGTGCCATCGCGCCGCCAGCCCCGCCGATTTGGCTGCCCGCCAAGAGGAAGTCTGGCAGCCGTTGCTCGATTGGGCCAAGGACGCTTACGGGGCGAACCTCAAATCCGTCGAGGGAGTGATTCCGATCGCCCAGGACCCGCACGCGGGCGACGGTTTCGCCGCCGCGATGGCGGATATGGACAACTGGCAGCTGACCGCGGTGGCGGAAATGGTCGGCATCAGCGGCTCCATCGTCATCGGCTTCGCGCTCTATGCGGGCCGCTTGGATGCCGAGACGGCGTTCAACGCCTGCCAAGTGGACGAAGATCACCAGATCGCGCTGTGGGGCGAAGATTTTGAGGCCACCCAACGCCGCGCCAACGTGCGCGCCGAACTGCTCAACGCCGCGCGTTTCCTAGAGCTTTTGGGCGACTAA
- a CDS encoding acyl-CoA carboxylase subunit beta — protein sequence MHDIIEELEKRREQARLGGGQRRIDTQHAKGKLTARERIELLLDPGSFEEWDMFVEHNCTDFGMEKQSIPGDGVVIGYGTINGRLIFVFSQDFTVFGGSLSQTHANKICKVMDQALKVGAPVIGLNDSGGARIQEGIDSLAGYADVFQRNVTASGVIPQISVIMGPCAGGAVYSPAMTDFIFMVEDTSYMFVTGPEVVKTVTHEEVTQEQLGGASTHTAKSGVAHNAFPNDAEALLYLRRFIDFLPANNREKPPVRSTADSADRVEMSLDTLIPDNPNKPYDMKELIEKVVDEGDFFELMPNYAGNILIGFARMEGSTVGIVANQPMVLAGCLDIDSSIKAARFVRYCDAFNIPIVTFVDVPGFLPGTSQEHGGIITHGAKLLYAFAEATVPKVTVITRKAYGGAYDVMSSKHLGGDVNFAWPSAEIAVMGPKGAVEIIFRADAGDQDKIAARTEEYRKAFANPFVAGKRGFIDDVIMPHNTRVRITRSLRMLKDKKVDRPWKKHGNIPL from the coding sequence GTGCACGATATCATTGAAGAACTTGAAAAGCGCCGTGAGCAAGCTCGTCTCGGAGGCGGCCAGCGCCGCATCGACACGCAGCATGCCAAGGGCAAACTGACCGCGCGCGAGCGTATCGAGTTGCTGCTTGATCCCGGCAGCTTCGAAGAATGGGATATGTTCGTCGAACACAACTGCACCGATTTTGGGATGGAGAAGCAATCCATCCCCGGCGACGGCGTGGTGATCGGTTACGGCACCATCAACGGCCGTTTGATCTTTGTGTTCAGCCAAGATTTCACGGTGTTCGGCGGATCGCTCAGCCAGACCCATGCGAACAAGATCTGCAAAGTCATGGATCAGGCCCTGAAAGTCGGCGCGCCGGTGATCGGGCTCAACGATTCCGGCGGTGCGCGCATTCAAGAAGGCATCGACAGCCTGGCCGGGTATGCCGATGTGTTTCAGCGCAATGTTACGGCATCGGGCGTGATCCCGCAGATTTCCGTAATCATGGGCCCGTGCGCGGGCGGTGCGGTGTATTCGCCCGCGATGACCGACTTCATCTTCATGGTCGAAGACACGTCCTACATGTTCGTCACCGGACCCGAGGTGGTCAAGACCGTGACCCACGAAGAAGTCACCCAGGAACAACTGGGCGGCGCATCGACGCACACGGCCAAATCCGGCGTGGCGCACAACGCGTTCCCCAACGACGCCGAAGCGCTGCTCTATCTGCGCCGTTTCATCGATTTCCTGCCCGCCAACAATCGTGAAAAACCGCCGGTACGCTCTACAGCGGACAGTGCGGACCGGGTTGAAATGTCGCTGGACACCTTGATCCCCGACAACCCCAACAAGCCCTACGATATGAAGGAGCTGATCGAAAAGGTCGTCGATGAAGGCGATTTCTTCGAACTGATGCCCAACTATGCGGGCAACATTCTGATCGGCTTTGCGCGTATGGAAGGTTCCACCGTGGGCATCGTCGCCAACCAGCCGATGGTTCTGGCGGGTTGTTTGGATATCGATAGCTCCATCAAGGCCGCGCGTTTCGTGCGCTATTGCGACGCCTTCAACATCCCCATCGTGACCTTCGTCGACGTGCCCGGGTTCTTGCCCGGCACCTCGCAAGAACACGGCGGCATCATCACCCACGGCGCCAAGCTGCTGTACGCATTCGCCGAAGCGACGGTGCCGAAAGTCACGGTCATCACCCGCAAGGCTTATGGCGGCGCGTATGACGTGATGAGCTCCAAGCACTTGGGCGGCGACGTCAATTTTGCATGGCCGTCGGCGGAAATCGCGGTGATGGGGCCCAAGGGCGCGGTGGAAATCATCTTCCGCGCGGACGCAGGCGACCAAGACAAGATCGCCGCGCGCACCGAAGAATACCGCAAAGCCTTCGCCAACCCGTTCGTCGCGGGCAAGCGCGGTTTCATCGACGATGTGATCATGCCGCACAACACCCGTGTGCGCATCACGCGTTCGTTGCGCATGCTGAAAGACAAAAAAGTCGATCGCCCGTGGAAAAAGCACGGTAACATTCCGCTCTAA
- a CDS encoding AsmA family protein, giving the protein MKTTLKIVGALMVLMIATVVALVSVLLSLDYGRYKADLDKMVQDATGREFTIAGDLDLALSLTPKLTVTDVTLANAGWGRDVPMMTFKRLDAQVALRPLLSGRLEIDFIELDGVNLVLQTDGAGKANWEFPTLSQQPAGAEVQGVGQELKLTPSVSAVRLRNVHVTYIDGATGVELETDLKRADFTAESVDSPLKGDIEAVFNGVAVEGRAELGSLGLLIATEGAAFPVNLKLSAEDLSADIVGTVDQPSAGMAINARVHAQAPNSATLSKLAGVELPDVGAIDVRANVSGAGTAFTFKGLEATLGNSDVKGDAEVKLSGARPSVTAKLSSDFLDVNQLAGLSVERKDDDAPLSRVFTTEPLPFEVLKTTDADVRYSAKRLRVDAVSLTSLNAVAKLNGGTLRVAPLQFTFDEGRVSARMSVDSGRETPEVTVRASLRSLDAGTFLAMAGQGRIVSLKLDGEVNLQSAGATTQTLAAALNGSVNLIGRNGQIHDDKFADLTEGIGSIMPWASNKDANKISCFLAKWPITNGDAVAETVVLDTSGVSARVTGNVDLPGELLHLTVNTSAKKTSLASFAVPVRIKGSLLEPRIDVDPGEAVVGTVGNIVKAPAKLIAGLLSDTIGLVASEEALKEAADKNDPCLQALSGGKTTQTPANHTPSAEKKPDPKPTTPADNTKSTGDPLKDVEKVGEALKKLF; this is encoded by the coding sequence ATGAAAACGACCCTCAAGATTGTCGGCGCCCTGATGGTCTTGATGATCGCCACGGTCGTGGCGTTGGTGTCGGTTTTGTTGTCGTTGGACTATGGGCGCTATAAGGCCGACCTGGACAAGATGGTGCAAGACGCCACGGGGCGGGAGTTCACCATCGCCGGCGATCTTGACCTGGCGCTGTCGTTGACGCCCAAACTGACCGTCACCGACGTGACCCTGGCCAACGCCGGGTGGGGGCGTGACGTGCCGATGATGACGTTCAAGCGCCTCGATGCCCAAGTGGCGCTGCGGCCGCTGCTGTCGGGACGCCTGGAAATCGACTTCATCGAATTGGATGGGGTGAATTTGGTGCTGCAGACCGATGGCGCGGGCAAGGCCAACTGGGAATTTCCCACCTTAAGCCAGCAACCCGCCGGCGCTGAGGTTCAAGGCGTGGGGCAAGAATTGAAGCTGACCCCCAGCGTGAGCGCGGTGCGTCTGCGCAACGTGCACGTCACCTACATCGACGGCGCAACCGGCGTGGAACTCGAAACAGATCTCAAACGTGCCGATTTCACCGCTGAAAGCGTCGACAGTCCGCTGAAGGGCGATATCGAAGCCGTGTTCAATGGCGTCGCGGTCGAAGGGCGGGCGGAGCTGGGCTCGCTCGGCTTGTTGATCGCCACCGAAGGCGCGGCTTTTCCGGTCAATTTGAAGCTATCAGCGGAAGATTTGAGTGCCGACATCGTCGGCACCGTCGATCAACCCAGCGCCGGAATGGCGATCAATGCGCGGGTCCATGCCCAGGCGCCGAACAGCGCCACCCTGTCCAAACTGGCCGGGGTGGAATTGCCCGATGTGGGGGCGATCGACGTCCGCGCCAATGTCAGCGGCGCGGGTACGGCCTTCACCTTTAAAGGGCTCGAGGCGACGCTGGGCAATTCCGATGTGAAGGGTGATGCGGAGGTGAAGTTGTCCGGTGCGCGCCCCAGCGTGACGGCGAAACTGTCGTCGGATTTTCTCGACGTCAATCAATTGGCGGGGCTGAGCGTCGAGCGTAAAGACGACGACGCGCCGCTGAGCCGGGTGTTTACCACCGAACCGTTGCCTTTCGAGGTGTTGAAAACCACGGATGCCGACGTGCGTTACAGCGCCAAGCGGTTACGGGTCGACGCGGTGAGCCTGACGTCTTTGAACGCGGTGGCGAAGCTCAACGGCGGCACGTTGCGTGTGGCCCCGTTGCAGTTCACCTTCGACGAGGGCCGCGTGAGCGCGCGCATGTCGGTGGATAGTGGCCGCGAGACGCCGGAGGTGACGGTGCGCGCTTCTTTACGCAGCCTGGATGCGGGTACGTTTCTGGCAATGGCGGGGCAAGGGCGCATCGTGAGCTTGAAGCTCGACGGCGAGGTGAATTTACAAAGCGCGGGCGCCACGACCCAAACACTCGCCGCGGCTTTGAACGGTTCGGTGAATTTGATCGGGCGCAACGGTCAGATCCATGACGATAAGTTCGCGGACTTGACCGAAGGCATCGGCAGCATCATGCCGTGGGCGTCGAACAAGGATGCCAATAAAATTTCCTGCTTTTTGGCCAAATGGCCCATCACCAACGGCGATGCGGTGGCGGAAACCGTGGTGCTCGACACCAGCGGCGTGTCGGCGCGGGTGACCGGCAATGTCGATCTGCCGGGCGAATTGCTGCATCTGACGGTCAACACCAGTGCCAAGAAAACCAGCCTCGCCAGTTTCGCTGTGCCGGTGCGCATCAAAGGATCGCTGTTGGAACCGCGCATCGACGTCGATCCGGGCGAAGCGGTGGTCGGCACGGTCGGCAACATCGTCAAGGCCCCGGCCAAGCTGATCGCCGGGCTGCTCAGCGACACCATCGGTTTGGTCGCCAGTGAAGAGGCGCTCAAAGAGGCTGCGGACAAGAATGATCCTTGCCTTCAAGCGCTCAGCGGGGGTAAGACCACCCAAACGCCAGCAAACCATACGCCGTCCGCCGAGAAGAAGCCGGACCCGAAACCGACCACGCCCGCCGACAACACCAAGTCCACGGGCGATCCGCTCAAGGATGTCGAAAAGGTCGGCGAGGCGCTGAAAAAACTCTTTTAG
- a CDS encoding nucleoside recognition domain-containing protein — MTLRWVRLKSALADLAKSALSLYWDLLKTMVPVMIVVQIGVTFGLIDQLAQVFEPLMSLVGLPASTGLVWATGILVNNYGAAAALMGILPTTELTVAQLTVLLSMVLIAHALPLEQAISRKAGISFVFSSTLRFGGALVYGAILNAIYTWGEWLQHPATIAWLPQDGGQLPTWDTWALNSAVSLFWLFWIILALVTLLKVFEILKITDLLARLLSPLLGMMGISPAATSITMVGTLLGLSFGGGLIIKEARAGNLSPRDIVLSLSFMALCHSLIEDPLFMMALGGDVTGVLIGRFVFAVVVMVALSRMILALPDAPFRRLLYRGA, encoded by the coding sequence ATGACGCTCCGCTGGGTCCGGCTCAAATCCGCACTCGCCGATTTGGCGAAAAGCGCGCTGTCGCTCTATTGGGATCTGCTCAAGACCATGGTCCCGGTGATGATCGTGGTGCAGATCGGCGTCACGTTCGGCTTGATCGATCAGCTGGCGCAGGTGTTCGAACCGTTGATGAGCCTGGTCGGCCTGCCTGCTTCCACCGGGCTGGTGTGGGCCACCGGTATTTTGGTCAACAATTACGGCGCCGCCGCAGCCCTGATGGGCATTTTACCGACCACGGAACTCACCGTCGCGCAACTCACCGTGCTGCTGTCGATGGTCCTGATCGCCCACGCCCTGCCCTTGGAACAAGCCATATCGCGCAAAGCCGGGATCAGTTTCGTGTTTTCCAGCACGCTGCGTTTCGGCGGCGCGTTGGTCTACGGCGCGATCTTGAACGCGATCTATACGTGGGGCGAATGGCTGCAACATCCCGCGACCATCGCGTGGCTGCCGCAGGACGGCGGACAGCTCCCCACTTGGGACACATGGGCGCTCAACAGCGCGGTGTCCCTGTTTTGGTTGTTTTGGATCATCCTCGCCCTGGTCACGCTGCTGAAAGTCTTCGAGATCCTCAAGATCACCGACCTGCTGGCCAGATTGCTGTCGCCGTTGCTGGGCATGATGGGCATCAGCCCCGCAGCGACCTCGATCACCATGGTCGGCACCTTGTTGGGGCTGTCGTTCGGCGGCGGGTTGATCATCAAGGAAGCCCGCGCGGGCAACTTGTCGCCGCGCGACATCGTGTTGTCGCTGAGCTTCATGGCGCTATGTCACAGCCTCATCGAAGATCCGCTGTTCATGATGGCGTTGGGCGGCGACGTCACCGGCGTGCTGATCGGACGGTTCGTATTCGCGGTTGTGGTCATGGTGGCGCTCAGCCGCATGATCCTCGCCCTGCCCGACGCGCCGTTCCGCCGCTTGCTGTATCGCGGCGCTTAG